In Nitrospira sp., a single window of DNA contains:
- a CDS encoding DJ-1/PfpI family protein — protein MNIAFVVFDRMTTLDFIGFYDPLTRLKSMQIIDDFEWRICALTKDVVDDRGLRIEVTAVAEPLDSYDILFVPGGIGTRSLQHNKHFVDWLKTAGSIPLKVSCCTGALLLGAAGFLRGKRATTHPTALQELSPYCREVVRERVVDEGGIITAGGVASAIDAGLYVVQRLAGEDAKRRVAAQMDYPYRWDG, from the coding sequence GTGAACATCGCATTTGTTGTATTTGATCGTATGACTACGCTGGACTTTATCGGGTTCTATGATCCATTAACACGGCTGAAGTCCATGCAGATCATTGATGATTTTGAATGGCGCATATGCGCCCTTACGAAGGATGTCGTTGATGATCGGGGGCTTCGGATTGAAGTCACTGCAGTTGCCGAGCCTCTCGATTCTTACGATATACTTTTTGTGCCAGGCGGCATCGGCACCAGAAGTCTCCAGCATAATAAGCATTTTGTCGATTGGTTGAAAACGGCCGGTTCCATTCCGTTGAAGGTGTCATGCTGTACCGGCGCTTTGCTTCTTGGTGCTGCGGGTTTTCTTCGCGGCAAGCGCGCAACGACACACCCGACCGCACTCCAAGAATTGAGCCCATACTGCAGGGAGGTTGTTCGTGAGCGAGTTGTCGATGAAGGCGGCATTATCACTGCCGGCGGGGTGGCATCGGCTATCGATGCAGGGCTGTATGTTGTGCAGCGACTAGCAGGCGAAGATGCGAAGCGCAGAGTTGCCGCACAGATGGATTATCCCTATCGATGGGATGGGTAG
- a CDS encoding DUF1272 domain-containing protein, producing MLELRPTCEHCNKALPPDSLEARICSYECTFCATCVEQVLENVCPNCGGGFVPRPIRPATNWKGDNFLGKDPASTTVKHRPVDPVAHAQFMAKVKTIPPEKR from the coding sequence ATGCTTGAATTGAGACCTACCTGCGAACATTGCAACAAGGCGCTGCCTCCTGATTCGCTTGAGGCGCGGATCTGTTCGTATGAATGCACATTCTGTGCGACGTGCGTCGAACAGGTATTGGAGAATGTCTGTCCCAACTGCGGCGGCGGGTTTGTTCCTCGGCCGATCAGGCCTGCGACGAATTGGAAGGGTGACAACTTCCTGGGAAAAGATCCGGCGAGCACTACGGTGAAGCACCGGCCGGTTGATCCGGTGGCTCATGCGCAGTTCATGGCCAAGGTCAAGACGATCCCACCTGAGAAACGATAG
- a CDS encoding sterol desaturase family protein codes for MESQDLIRAGSYLSVLAIMATWELLAPRRKLTASKLCRWGGNLTIVILNTVIARLFFMGGVVAVAAMGQERGWGLLNLIEGPVWLEVAIAIVALDFIIYWQHQVFHYVPILWRFHMMHHSDLDLDVSSGVRFHPVEIIISTGVKALSVLMLGVAPLAVVIFEIVLNATALFNHSNVRMPLGLDRVLRYVIVTPDMHRIHHSTDVRETNSNYGFNVAWWDRLFGTYCAEPALGQLGMKIGLEHLGPPVCLNLFMMLRFPFVATLGRYASRTQP; via the coding sequence ATGGAATCTCAAGATCTCATTCGAGCGGGCTCGTACCTTTCCGTGTTAGCCATCATGGCCACATGGGAACTGCTGGCGCCGCGACGAAAGCTGACGGCCTCGAAGCTCTGCCGGTGGGGCGGCAATCTCACGATCGTGATCTTGAATACGGTGATCGCCCGGCTGTTTTTCATGGGCGGCGTGGTGGCTGTCGCGGCGATGGGCCAAGAACGGGGCTGGGGGCTCTTGAATCTTATCGAAGGCCCGGTGTGGCTGGAGGTCGCCATTGCCATCGTGGCGCTCGACTTTATCATCTACTGGCAACATCAAGTCTTCCACTACGTGCCGATCCTCTGGCGGTTCCACATGATGCATCACTCGGATTTGGATTTGGACGTGTCCAGCGGAGTACGGTTTCATCCGGTCGAGATCATCATCTCGACAGGCGTGAAGGCACTCTCGGTATTGATGTTGGGTGTCGCGCCGCTGGCGGTGGTCATCTTTGAGATCGTGCTGAACGCGACGGCCTTGTTCAATCACAGTAATGTAAGGATGCCATTGGGGCTCGATCGAGTGCTGCGCTATGTGATCGTCACACCGGATATGCACCGCATCCACCATTCCACCGACGTGCGAGAAACCAACAGCAACTATGGATTCAACGTGGCCTGGTGGGACCGGCTGTTCGGCACCTACTGCGCGGAACCGGCCCTAGGGCAATTGGGGATGAAAATCGGCCTCGAACATCTCGGCCCGCCGGTCTGCTTGAATCTCTTTATGATGTTGCGGTTTCCCTTTGTGGCCACTCTCGGTCGTTACGCCAGCCGAACTCAACCATGA